A stretch of Pyrenophora tritici-repentis strain M4 chromosome 7, whole genome shotgun sequence DNA encodes these proteins:
- a CDS encoding Dimer-Tnp-hAT domain containing protein, translating into MEDFYMKEWRKEGPLGVYLDIINYINPPKQWSIFEDCQREAVNSMPTGASGGTREPIKPCVTRWNSYYDCFKRGVQLQQAINAYATYHIRETEQADEQAAIRGNKLPDVPRWMRSDGLTAADWAVITEYMAILQPLKFATDRLQGRGKCGRFGALYEVIPVFESVITELDARLRPYESVNHEPSEAPENHIPINLRAARRKASNYFTKILQSPIYYAATALYPRYKTYSKRFWRNKPTQLSTAHAKFLRVWAAYKPAAAATTPTPAPKPTMSSFDDAIDAILDEDGEHTMEVEDEYDSWLKEPIWTSDQHKEGPTAVQYWLSLKPKYPHLSRLAIDVLTIPASSSDCERVFAGTGDIIEPQRRKIGAQLLAALVCLQRWTRAGFTTPSTTTAAKHTDEELTEEFAIGTWEEPPAELS; encoded by the coding sequence atggaggatttttacatgaaggagtggcggaaagaaggaccgcttggcgtgtatcttgatattatcaactacatcaacccgccgaagcagtggagcatttttgaagattgccaacgcgaggcagttaacagcatgcccacaggcgccagcggcggcactcgcgagccaattaagccgtgtgttacacgttggaacagctattacgactgctttaagcgcggagttcagctccaacaagctatcaacgcatacgccacgtaccacattcgcgagactgaacaggctgacgaacaggcagctattagaggaaacaagctgcctgatgtgccgcggtggatgaggtcagacggccttacggcggctgactgggcggtgattactgagtacatggcgatactgcagccgctcaagtttgctacagatcgcctccaaggccgcggcaagtgtggccgttttggcgcactctacgaggtcatcccagtatttgagagtgtgataactgagctggatgcacgccttcggccatacgaatcggtcaaccacgagccatctgaggcgcccgaaaatcacatcccgatcaacctgcgagccgcgaggcgaaaagcgagcaattactttactaagatcctccaaagtcccatttactacgcagctacggcactatatccacgatataaaacatactctaagcgcttctggcgcaacaaacctacacaattgagcaccgcgcacgcgaagtttctgcgggtttgggctgcctacaagcctgccgctgctgccacaacaccaacccctgcgccaaaacctaccatgagcagctttgacgacgctatcgacgctatactagatgaggacggcgagcatacaatggaggtggaggatgagtacgatagctggttaaaagagcctatatggacgtctgatcaacacaaggagggtccaacagctgtacagtactggttatcgttgaagccgaagtatccacatctttcacgattggcgatcgacgtgttgactatacccgcctccagctctgattgtgagcgcgtttttgcgggaactggcgatataattgagccacaaaggcggaaaattggcgcgcagttactggctgctttggtgtgcttgcaacggtggactcgtgcaggttttacaacaccaagcacgacaacagcagcaaagcatactgatgaggagctcacggaagagtttgcgataggaacgtgggaagagccgcctgcagaattgtcatag